In one window of Paracoccus saliphilus DNA:
- a CDS encoding c-type cytochrome produces the protein MFDTMTVTKAAGALIGALLFLLLANWAASSLYHVGSGGHGEGEEHAQAYSIEVPESEEGGEAAEEEQIDFAALMEAADPAAGEKAFGKCKACHKVDGSDGVGPHLNGVVGRDMASVGGFAYSDAMVAHAEEAPQWTPEALQEFLADPKGVVSGTKMTFAGLKKPEDRANLIAYLQSVE, from the coding sequence ATGTTCGATACTATGACCGTGACGAAGGCAGCCGGGGCGCTGATCGGCGCACTTCTGTTTCTGCTTCTGGCTAACTGGGCGGCGAGCAGCCTTTATCACGTTGGCTCTGGCGGTCACGGCGAAGGGGAAGAGCATGCGCAGGCATATTCCATCGAAGTGCCCGAAAGCGAAGAGGGCGGCGAGGCCGCGGAAGAAGAACAGATCGATTTCGCCGCGCTGATGGAAGCCGCCGATCCCGCCGCCGGCGAGAAGGCGTTCGGCAAATGCAAGGCTTGCCACAAGGTTGATGGCAGCGACGGCGTCGGCCCGCATCTGAACGGTGTGGTCGGGCGTGACATGGCGTCGGTCGGCGGTTTCGCCTATTCGGACGCGATGGTCGCTCATGCCGAAGAGGCGCCGCAATGGACGCCCGAGGCGCTGCAGGAATTCCTGGCCGATCCCAAGGGCGTCGTCAGCGGCACCAAGATGACCTTCGCCGGCCTGAAAAAGCCCGAGGACCGGGCCAATCTGATCGCCTATCTGCAAAGCGTTGAGTAA
- a CDS encoding prephenate dehydratase has product MTTNRIAFQGEPGAYSHEACRKARPDMEALPCRTFEDVIETVRAGVADLAMLPVENSTYGRVADIHHLLPESGLHIIDEAFVRVHISLLALPGTPLSEIREAMSHPVLLGQCRNFLRDHGIHGITGADTAGSAKEVASRDNRSLAALAAPLASEIYGLDRLADEVEDRQNNTTRFLLMSREPDQSRRAEDMMTSFVFRVRNIPAALYKAMGGFATNGVNMTKLESYMVDGVFTATQFYADIQGHPEDPAVQRALDELSYFTSMLNILGVYPADPLRKTQGQ; this is encoded by the coding sequence ATGACCACCAACCGCATCGCATTCCAGGGCGAACCCGGCGCTTACAGCCACGAAGCCTGCCGCAAAGCGCGCCCCGATATGGAGGCCCTGCCCTGCCGAACCTTCGAGGACGTGATCGAAACGGTGCGCGCCGGAGTGGCCGATCTGGCCATGCTGCCAGTCGAGAACTCGACCTATGGCCGGGTCGCGGATATCCATCATTTGCTACCCGAATCCGGCCTGCATATCATCGACGAGGCATTCGTGCGGGTTCATATCAGCCTGCTCGCCCTGCCCGGTACACCGCTGTCCGAGATCCGTGAGGCGATGAGCCATCCCGTGTTGCTGGGTCAGTGCCGCAATTTTCTGCGCGATCACGGCATTCACGGGATCACCGGCGCGGACACTGCCGGGTCGGCAAAAGAAGTGGCCTCCCGCGACAATCGGTCGCTGGCAGCGCTTGCCGCTCCGTTGGCGAGCGAAATCTACGGGCTGGACCGTCTGGCGGATGAGGTCGAGGACCGGCAGAACAACACCACCCGTTTCCTGCTCATGTCGCGAGAACCCGATCAAAGCCGCCGGGCCGAGGACATGATGACCAGTTTCGTGTTCAGGGTCCGCAACATCCCCGCCGCGCTTTACAAGGCGATGGGCGGATTCGCGACGAATGGCGTGAACATGACAAAGCTGGAAAGCTACATGGTCGATGGCGTCTTCACCGCGACGCAGTTCTATGCCGATATCCAGGGACACCCCGAGGATCCGGCCGTCCAACGCGCTTTGGACGAGTTGAGCTATTTTACTTCGATGCTGAACATCCTAGGCGTCTATCCGGCCGATCCGTTGCGGAAGACACAGGGACAGTGA
- a CDS encoding phosphoribulokinase, with the protein MSRKHPIISVTGSSGAGTTTVKSTFDQIFRREGINAVSIDGDAFHRYDRMAMQEELARRQAEGDQTFSHFSYDANELERLEKVFRVYGKTGRGETRHYVHDDAEAKRWGTSPGKFTDWAPFEDGSDLLFYEGLHGAVVNDHVNLAELADLKIGVVPVMNLEWIQKIHRDKASRGFSTEAVTDTILRRMHAYVHCICPQFTETDINFQRVPAVDTSNPFIARWIPTADESLVVIRFRDPKGIDFPYLISMIQGSWMSRANSIVIPGPRMDLAMQLILTPMILRLVKDAKCA; encoded by the coding sequence ATGTCCAGGAAACACCCCATCATCTCGGTTACCGGCTCCTCGGGTGCGGGGACCACCACGGTCAAGAGCACCTTCGACCAGATTTTCCGTCGCGAAGGGATCAATGCCGTCAGCATCGATGGCGACGCCTTCCACCGCTATGATCGTATGGCGATGCAAGAGGAACTCGCCCGCCGCCAGGCCGAGGGCGACCAGACCTTCAGTCATTTCAGCTATGACGCCAACGAATTGGAAAGGCTGGAAAAGGTGTTCCGCGTCTATGGCAAGACCGGTCGTGGCGAAACCCGGCACTATGTCCATGACGACGCCGAGGCCAAGAGATGGGGCACATCTCCCGGCAAGTTCACCGATTGGGCCCCTTTCGAGGACGGCTCGGACCTGCTGTTCTACGAAGGGTTGCATGGCGCAGTGGTCAATGACCACGTGAACCTGGCCGAACTGGCGGACCTGAAGATCGGCGTAGTGCCGGTCATGAACCTGGAATGGATTCAGAAGATCCATCGCGACAAGGCCAGCCGGGGCTTTTCGACCGAGGCCGTCACCGACACGATCCTGCGCCGGATGCACGCCTATGTGCATTGTATCTGTCCGCAATTCACCGAGACCGATATCAATTTCCAGCGCGTGCCGGCGGTGGATACGTCGAATCCCTTCATCGCCCGCTGGATTCCAACAGCCGATGAAAGCCTCGTGGTAATCCGGTTCCGCGATCCGAAGGGAATCGATTTCCCCTATCTGATCTCGATGATCCAGGGCTCCTGGATGAGCCGGGCCAATTCGATCGTCATTCCGGGACCGCGGATGGATCTGGCCATGCAGTTGATCCTGACTCCGATGATCCTGCGCCTCGTGAAGGACGCCAAGTGCGCATGA
- a CDS encoding SRPBCC family protein, whose protein sequence is MKFSTRIDAEMSAPQLFDKVNDFNRLEQLLIQRGASVSRIDPADEPGTGMGWNIAFDWRGRERTLRLEVVRYDRPERVIMTGLSEALELSIDSTVIALSQTRSRLVYETDIRPRNMRARLMLQTAKLGKARLDRRFETRIKELVGELGGLG, encoded by the coding sequence ATGAAATTTTCCACACGTATCGATGCGGAGATGTCGGCTCCGCAATTGTTTGATAAGGTCAATGATTTCAACCGGCTCGAGCAATTACTGATCCAGCGCGGTGCGAGCGTGTCGCGGATCGACCCCGCAGATGAGCCCGGCACGGGAATGGGCTGGAACATCGCCTTCGATTGGCGCGGGAGGGAGCGGACGCTGCGACTGGAAGTGGTGCGGTACGACCGTCCCGAGCGGGTGATCATGACAGGGCTGTCCGAGGCACTGGAATTATCGATCGATTCGACCGTCATTGCGTTGAGCCAGACACGCTCACGCCTCGTTTACGAAACCGATATTCGTCCGCGCAACATGCGTGCCCGGCTGATGCTGCAGACGGCCAAGCTGGGCAAGGCGCGGCTGGACCGTCGCTTCGAGACGCGAATCAAGGAACTCGTGGGCGAATTGGGGGGGCTGGGCTGA